Proteins from one Nitrobacteraceae bacterium AZCC 2146 genomic window:
- a CDS encoding 2'-5' RNA ligase (product_source=KO:K01975; cog=COG1514; ko=KO:K01975; pfam=PF13563; superfamily=55144; tigrfam=TIGR02258), translated as MGNGFVQRHRPARSYIEQLDRLFLAAIPDVGTASRIYELAGILRRAHKFKGDLIKPEHLHISLFFLGSWDDGLPEMIITKVHRAADELKSLAFEVTLDRTMSFSGQPENSPFVLVGDNGVGQLKVFRKALGVAMTRNDLRRWVHTNFTPHVTLLYDERGVDEQPIEPISWRVGEFVLVRSLYGQTKHIHLARWHLPS; from the coding sequence ATGGGCAACGGCTTCGTACAGCGACATCGTCCAGCACGTTCCTATATCGAGCAATTAGATCGGCTGTTTTTAGCAGCTATTCCGGACGTTGGTACGGCCTCACGAATCTACGAACTTGCGGGCATTCTCAGACGTGCGCATAAATTCAAAGGGGATCTTATCAAGCCAGAACATCTTCACATCTCGCTATTCTTTCTAGGCAGTTGGGATGATGGCTTGCCAGAAATGATCATCACCAAAGTTCATCGGGCTGCGGACGAACTGAAATCGTTGGCATTCGAGGTCACTTTAGACCGCACAATGAGTTTTTCGGGCCAGCCCGAAAACAGTCCGTTCGTTCTGGTTGGAGATAATGGCGTCGGCCAGCTAAAAGTATTTCGCAAGGCGTTAGGTGTTGCGATGACAAGAAACGACCTTCGGCGTTGGGTGCACACGAATTTCACACCGCACGTCACACTTCTATATGATGAGCGTGGCGTCGATGAGCAGCCAATTGAACCCATCTCATGGCGAGTGGGCGAGTTTGTGCTTGTCCGCAGCCTGTATGGACAGACGAAACACATTCATCTCGCCCGCTGGCATCTGCCTAGCTGA
- a CDS encoding disulfide bond formation protein DsbB (product_source=COG1495; cath_funfam=1.20.1550.10; cog=COG1495; pfam=PF02600; superfamily=158442; transmembrane_helix_parts=Inside_1_6,TMhelix_7_29,Outside_30_38,TMhelix_39_59,Inside_60_65,TMhelix_66_88,Outside_89_102,TMhelix_103_125,Inside_126_137,TMhelix_138_160,Outside_161_185), which produces MTSARAIALNALSLYAVALLLAAAFAAQLLLHELPCPLCLLQRVMFALLAIGPILNIRFGPRPSHYALSLLSAIVGAVVSTRQILLHILPGDSAYGSALFGYHYYTWALIGFAAAIVMSSAMLLFDRQFEPDDKTPQVAAGVFAHAAVWLVIAFTALNAVSTLLECGFGACADNPVVYELLKRAG; this is translated from the coding sequence ATGACCTCCGCCCGCGCCATCGCGCTCAATGCCCTCAGCCTCTATGCCGTGGCGCTGCTGCTCGCAGCCGCCTTCGCGGCGCAGTTGCTGCTGCATGAACTGCCCTGCCCGCTCTGCCTGCTGCAGCGCGTGATGTTCGCGCTGTTGGCCATAGGCCCGATCCTGAACATCCGCTTCGGCCCGCGTCCCAGCCACTACGCGCTGTCGCTGCTATCAGCCATCGTCGGTGCAGTTGTTTCCACGCGGCAGATCCTGCTGCATATCCTGCCCGGAGATTCCGCCTACGGCTCCGCATTGTTCGGCTATCATTACTATACCTGGGCCTTGATCGGCTTTGCCGCAGCGATCGTGATGTCGTCGGCGATGCTGCTGTTCGACCGTCAATTCGAACCGGACGACAAGACGCCGCAAGTCGCGGCCGGTGTCTTTGCACACGCCGCCGTCTGGCTGGTGATCGCCTTCACCGCGCTGAACGCTGTGTCTACCCTGCTGGAATGCGGCTTCGGCGCCTGCGCCGACAACCCGGTGGTCTATGAGTTGCTGAAGCGCGCGGGGTGA
- a CDS encoding fatty acid desaturase (product_source=COG3239; cog=COG3239; pfam=PF19455; superfamily=82866; transmembrane_helix_parts=Inside_1_19,TMhelix_20_42,Outside_43_52) yields MEFTALFLAVAIAMLVAWRGSRSLALPLFAAVLIACIATYLHHATDTLKLSF; encoded by the coding sequence ATGGAATTCACCGCGCTGTTTCTGGCTGTCGCCATCGCCATGCTCGTGGCCTGGCGCGGTTCGCGTTCGCTCGCGCTGCCGCTGTTCGCCGCCGTGCTGATCGCCTGCATTGCGACCTATCTGCACCATGCGACCGATACGCTGAAGCTGTCGTTTTGA
- a CDS encoding isopenicillin N synthase-like dioxygenase (product_source=COG3491; cath_funfam=2.60.120.330; cog=COG3491; pfam=PF03171,PF14226; superfamily=51197), whose product MTTSSNAAYALAELNQETKFGGVGGIKHRDVPRIDLSDFENRKQEIADQLWNASVEIGFFQLVNHGIPQAQVDEAFDMTAKFFALSQDDKAKMPLGKGTNTGWEFKSQVRPSTGTADNKESYQITLPRMAKLWPDGDALPGFKAAMLAFERANWAVGMKVLSCFALKLGFKPDFFTEAHDPMSPEYQSTLRLLHYLPMTNAKPEDYTGWRAGAHTDFDCLTLLHQRTGQGGLQLCPGKESAELAWTDVEPLPGVITCNIGDMLRRWSDDKLLSTLHRVRMPSADEYQGSRYSLPFFCQANKDAMIQGPGKVYAPISAHDYLQQRIAANFAG is encoded by the coding sequence ATGACGACCTCAAGCAACGCCGCCTATGCCCTCGCCGAACTCAACCAGGAAACCAAGTTCGGCGGCGTCGGCGGCATCAAGCACCGCGACGTCCCGCGCATCGACCTCAGCGATTTCGAAAACCGCAAGCAGGAGATCGCCGACCAGCTCTGGAACGCATCCGTCGAGATCGGCTTCTTCCAGCTGGTCAATCACGGCATCCCGCAGGCGCAGGTCGACGAAGCCTTCGACATGACCGCGAAATTCTTCGCGCTGTCGCAGGACGACAAGGCAAAGATGCCGCTCGGCAAGGGCACCAATACCGGATGGGAATTCAAGAGCCAGGTGCGGCCCTCGACCGGCACCGCGGACAACAAGGAATCCTATCAGATCACCCTGCCCCGCATGGCCAAGCTCTGGCCGGATGGCGATGCGCTACCCGGCTTCAAGGCGGCGATGCTCGCCTTCGAGCGCGCCAACTGGGCGGTCGGCATGAAGGTGCTGTCATGCTTCGCGCTCAAGCTCGGCTTCAAGCCGGATTTCTTCACCGAGGCGCATGATCCGATGTCGCCGGAATACCAGAGCACGCTGCGCCTGCTGCATTACTTGCCGATGACCAATGCCAAGCCGGAGGATTACACCGGCTGGCGCGCCGGCGCCCACACCGACTTCGACTGCCTGACGCTGCTGCATCAGCGCACCGGCCAGGGCGGACTGCAGTTGTGCCCCGGCAAGGAATCCGCCGAACTCGCATGGACCGACGTCGAGCCGCTGCCGGGCGTCATCACCTGCAACATCGGCGACATGCTGCGACGCTGGAGCGACGACAAGCTGCTGTCGACGCTGCATCGCGTGCGCATGCCCAGCGCCGACGAATATCAGGGCTCGCGCTATTCGCTGCCGTTCTTCTGCCAGGCCAACAAGGACGCTATGATCCAGGGTCCGGGCAAGGTCTATGCACCGATCTCGGCGCATGACTATCTGCAGCAGCGCATCGCGGCGAATTTTGCGGGCTAA
- a CDS encoding DNA-binding MarR family transcriptional regulator (product_source=COG1846; cath_funfam=1.10.10.10; cog=COG1846; ko=KO:K23775; pfam=PF01047; smart=SM00347; superfamily=46785): MSPDEITLDHQLCFALYGASMAIGRAYKPLLDALEITYPQYLVLSTLWERGAQSVGGIAERLALESSTVTPLVKRLEQAGFVARKRNPEDERQVVVSLTDKGTDMREKARCLGETLFVAAGMSVERLMNLNREVHAFQDAVTSHISNTSTAAAKTD; the protein is encoded by the coding sequence GTGTCGCCGGACGAGATCACGCTGGATCACCAGCTCTGCTTTGCCCTCTACGGGGCCAGCATGGCGATCGGCCGCGCCTACAAGCCGCTGCTCGACGCCCTCGAGATCACCTATCCGCAATATCTGGTGCTGAGCACGCTGTGGGAACGCGGCGCGCAGAGCGTCGGCGGCATTGCCGAGCGGCTGGCGCTGGAGTCGAGCACGGTCACCCCGCTGGTCAAACGGCTCGAACAGGCGGGCTTCGTCGCGCGCAAGCGCAATCCGGAGGACGAACGCCAGGTCGTGGTCAGCTTGACCGACAAGGGCACGGACATGCGCGAAAAGGCCCGCTGCCTCGGCGAGACGCTGTTCGTCGCGGCCGGCATGTCGGTCGAGCGGCTGATGAACCTCAATCGCGAGGTCCACGCCTTTCAGGATGCCGTGACCAGTCACATCAGCAACACCAGTACCGCTGCAGCCAAAACGGACTGA
- a CDS encoding uncharacterized membrane protein HdeD (DUF308 family) (product_source=COG3247; cog=COG3247; pfam=PF03729; superfamily=48498; transmembrane_helix_parts=Inside_1_20,TMhelix_21_54,Outside_55_100,TMhelix_101_123,Inside_124_129,TMhelix_130_149,Outside_150_163,TMhelix_164_186,Inside_187_191) — translation MTSSQGTASLETAASSALTRYYLVRAIVAAAWVAAALTVGVSTPVVAAILLVGYPAWDALANWFDANESGGLLANPSQALNVAVSLFAAGAVAVAVPSSMNAVLAIFGVWAALAGLAQLVTGVRRWRKFGAQWAMILSGAQSTAAGLFFVKQAGGAAVPTILDIAPYAGFGAFYFLVSALWLIFASRRRAA, via the coding sequence ATGACCTCTTCACAGGGAACCGCCAGCTTGGAGACTGCAGCCAGCAGCGCTCTCACACGATATTACCTCGTTCGCGCCATCGTCGCGGCCGCCTGGGTGGCGGCTGCGCTCACCGTGGGGGTGTCGACTCCCGTGGTGGCGGCCATCCTTCTGGTCGGCTATCCCGCATGGGATGCGCTGGCAAACTGGTTCGATGCCAATGAGAGCGGCGGTCTGCTGGCCAATCCCTCACAGGCGCTGAACGTGGCGGTCAGCCTCTTCGCCGCGGGGGCAGTGGCTGTCGCCGTGCCGTCGAGCATGAATGCCGTGCTGGCGATCTTCGGTGTCTGGGCGGCGCTGGCGGGTCTGGCGCAGCTCGTCACCGGCGTGCGCCGCTGGCGCAAGTTTGGCGCGCAATGGGCGATGATCCTGAGCGGCGCGCAGTCGACCGCGGCCGGCTTGTTCTTTGTCAAACAGGCAGGCGGCGCCGCAGTGCCGACGATCCTGGACATCGCACCCTATGCCGGCTTCGGCGCGTTCTACTTTCTGGTGTCCGCGCTGTGGCTGATATTTGCGAGCCGCAGACGCGCGGCCTGA
- a CDS encoding arsenate reductase (product_source=KO:K00537; cath_funfam=3.40.30.10; cog=COG1393; ko=KO:K00537; pfam=PF03960; superfamily=52833; tigrfam=TIGR01617), whose amino-acid sequence MAITIYGIKNCDTMKKARIWLDSHGVAYSFHDYKVQGIDKAGLQRWAKTVGWETLLNRAGTTFRKLDDAAKDGLNESRAIALMLEQPSMIKRPVLDAGGKLLVGFKPETYEKELA is encoded by the coding sequence ATGGCGATCACCATCTACGGCATCAAGAACTGCGACACGATGAAGAAAGCGCGCATCTGGCTCGACAGCCATGGCGTCGCCTACAGCTTTCACGACTACAAGGTCCAAGGCATCGACAAGGCCGGCCTGCAGCGCTGGGCCAAGACCGTCGGCTGGGAGACGCTGCTGAACCGCGCCGGCACGACATTCCGCAAGCTCGATGACGCCGCCAAAGACGGTCTGAACGAGAGCCGCGCGATCGCACTGATGCTCGAGCAGCCCTCGATGATCAAGCGGCCGGTGCTCGACGCCGGCGGCAAGCTGCTGGTCGGCTTCAAGCCGGAGACTTACGAAAAGGAACTGGCGTAG
- a CDS encoding AraC-like DNA-binding protein (product_source=COG2207; cath_funfam=1.10.10.60; cog=COG2207; pfam=PF06719,PF12833; smart=SM00342; superfamily=46689,51182) — MTKRSLGVIAILQDLCTILQIALGGAGPRYRIGYHADIIIARICRLPLTRLLTPHQEIASIIARFATGEGEYLTAIDSLFFARRSSPTQPLHTAQWPCFALIVQGAKRLEVGSEVYRYGVGDYLVVSLDLPVVSRVTQASPEAPYLGLGMKIDANQLKDVMGRLVTRPAAVPDEMRGVAVNTAPPELLGAALRLLRLLDRPEDIPAMAPLIEQEILYRLLTGPFGPRLLQIAMTETPGNKVAQAIAWLRENFARPLRIEELAERVGMSDSSLHHHFKAVTAMTPMQYQKQLRLHEARRLMLMERMDVGTAGYSVGYQSPSQFSREYSRLYGLSPLKDVGAMRAPIAAE, encoded by the coding sequence GTGACGAAGCGATCCCTGGGGGTTATCGCGATCCTGCAAGATTTATGCACGATCCTGCAAATTGCTCTTGGAGGTGCTGGCCCGCGGTACAGGATCGGATATCATGCAGACATCATCATTGCTCGAATATGCAGGCTTCCGCTGACACGTCTCCTCACTCCGCATCAAGAGATCGCGTCGATCATTGCCCGTTTCGCCACCGGCGAAGGCGAGTACCTGACCGCCATTGACAGCCTTTTCTTCGCCAGGCGCTCGTCCCCGACACAGCCGCTTCACACCGCCCAATGGCCCTGCTTCGCCCTCATCGTCCAGGGCGCCAAGCGCCTGGAAGTCGGGTCGGAGGTATATCGCTACGGTGTTGGCGACTACCTCGTGGTGTCGCTGGATCTTCCCGTCGTGTCCCGTGTGACGCAGGCAAGCCCCGAAGCGCCGTATCTCGGCCTGGGCATGAAGATCGACGCGAACCAGCTGAAAGACGTGATGGGCCGGTTAGTGACGCGACCGGCGGCCGTACCGGACGAGATGCGTGGCGTCGCCGTCAACACGGCTCCGCCGGAGCTTCTCGGCGCCGCCTTGCGATTGTTGCGATTGCTGGATCGCCCCGAGGACATCCCTGCGATGGCGCCGCTGATCGAGCAGGAAATCCTCTATCGCCTGCTGACCGGCCCGTTCGGCCCGCGGCTTCTGCAGATTGCAATGACCGAAACCCCCGGCAACAAGGTCGCCCAGGCCATCGCGTGGCTTCGGGAGAATTTTGCACGGCCGCTGCGTATCGAAGAACTGGCCGAGCGCGTCGGGATGAGCGACTCCTCGCTGCATCATCACTTCAAGGCGGTCACGGCGATGACACCGATGCAGTATCAGAAGCAGCTACGCCTCCACGAAGCGCGCCGCCTGATGCTGATGGAGCGCATGGACGTCGGCACCGCGGGCTACAGCGTCGGCTACCAGAGCCCGTCGCAGTTCAGTCGGGAATACAGCCGGCTCTATGGCCTGTCGCCGCTGAAGGATGTCGGCGCCATGCGAGCGCCGATCGCGGCGGAATAA
- a CDS encoding NADP-dependent 3-hydroxy acid dehydrogenase YdfG (product_source=COG4221; cath_funfam=3.40.50.720; cog=COG4221; pfam=PF00106; superfamily=51735) has protein sequence MTNPRSPTSKVVLITGASSGIGEATALHLAAKGHQVVLGARRSDRIAAIVQEIQWLGGDVLHRELDVTDLDSVKAFAAAAHARYGRIDVLVNNAGVMPLSPIEDLRVDEWNRMIDVNLRGVLHGIAAVLPIMREQGAGHIINVASTSAHRVDPTAAIYCATKYAVRVLSEGLRQESKYLRVTVISPGLTRTELFDGVSDPQIRAGVRAMLDQASIPPSAIAEAISYAIGQPDNVDVNELIVRPTAQR, from the coding sequence ATGACGAATCCCCGATCGCCCACCAGCAAGGTCGTGCTGATCACCGGCGCCAGCAGCGGCATCGGCGAGGCCACGGCACTCCACCTTGCGGCGAAAGGCCATCAAGTCGTTCTCGGTGCGCGACGCAGCGACCGGATCGCCGCCATCGTACAAGAGATCCAATGGCTCGGCGGCGACGTGTTGCACAGGGAGCTCGATGTGACCGATCTCGACAGCGTCAAGGCCTTCGCCGCCGCCGCTCACGCGCGTTACGGCCGGATCGACGTGCTGGTGAACAATGCCGGCGTGATGCCGCTATCGCCGATAGAAGACCTGCGTGTCGACGAGTGGAACCGGATGATCGACGTCAATCTGCGCGGCGTCCTGCATGGCATCGCCGCGGTGCTGCCGATCATGCGTGAGCAGGGCGCCGGGCATATCATCAACGTCGCTTCCACCTCTGCGCACCGGGTCGATCCCACCGCCGCCATCTACTGCGCCACCAAATATGCGGTGCGGGTGCTGTCCGAGGGGCTGCGGCAGGAGAGCAAGTACCTGCGCGTGACGGTGATCAGCCCCGGTCTCACCCGCACCGAATTGTTCGACGGGGTCAGCGATCCCCAAATCAGGGCGGGTGTTCGCGCCATGCTGGATCAGGCGTCGATCCCGCCGTCCGCCATCGCCGAAGCGATCAGCTATGCGATTGGCCAGCCCGACAATGTCGACGTCAATGAGCTGATCGTCCGCCCGACGGCGCAGCGATGA
- a CDS encoding hypothetical protein (product_source=COG5388; cog=COG5388), with the protein MDFQSADPSVIKSIRQRDLLNSWLRLYARQQVLPHIADYQPERLTEELPDLVYYIVEQTQQPPRLIIDSNGTRMSSAYGTTGKGRYLDEYVGPVLGPIVLPAYHECIDRALPIYTVSMIDDVCGHAVAYERVLMPFSDGDGVSHIIASLKTISEDGGFEIKNLMRGHQSLPTPKIRVVIDHNLFHRTPGRIPAGDVIEFD; encoded by the coding sequence GTGGATTTCCAGAGCGCCGACCCATCTGTGATCAAATCGATCCGGCAACGCGATCTGCTGAACAGCTGGCTGCGTCTCTATGCCCGGCAACAGGTGCTGCCTCATATCGCGGACTACCAGCCCGAACGCCTCACCGAGGAATTACCGGACCTCGTCTACTACATCGTGGAGCAAACGCAGCAACCGCCGCGCCTCATCATCGACAGCAACGGCACCCGGATGTCGAGTGCCTACGGCACCACCGGCAAGGGCCGCTACCTCGATGAGTATGTGGGACCGGTGCTGGGGCCGATCGTGCTGCCGGCCTACCATGAATGCATCGACCGGGCGCTACCGATCTATACTGTCTCAATGATCGACGATGTCTGCGGCCACGCCGTCGCCTATGAGCGCGTGCTGATGCCGTTCTCCGATGGCGATGGCGTCAGCCACATCATCGCGTCGCTGAAAACCATCAGCGAAGACGGTGGCTTTGAAATCAAGAATCTGATGCGCGGGCACCAGAGCCTGCCGACGCCAAAGATCCGCGTGGTGATCGACCACAACCTGTTCCACCGCACCCCCGGCCGCATTCCCGCCGGGGACGTGATTGAGTTTGATTGA
- a CDS encoding branched-chain amino acid transport system ATP-binding protein (product_source=KO:K01995; cath_funfam=3.40.50.300; cog=COG0411; ko=KO:K01995; pfam=PF00005,PF12399; smart=SM00382; superfamily=52540), whose protein sequence is MGEICLTDEFILETHGLTKEFAGFFAVRDVNLKVRRGTIHALIGPNGAGKTTCFNLLTKFLRPSAGQILYKGHDITAMAPADVARLGLVRSFQISAVFPHLTALENVRVALQRQHGASFDFWRSKSVLDQYNERAGELLDDVGLSEFSNTPAVEMPYGRKRALEIATTLALDPEMMLLDEPMAGMGHEDIDKIAALIKRISAKYTILMVEHNLSVVSNLSDIITVLTRGRVLAEGSYADLTTDERVKEAYLGAGHG, encoded by the coding sequence ATGGGGGAAATTTGCTTGACCGATGAGTTCATTCTTGAAACCCACGGATTGACCAAGGAATTCGCGGGCTTTTTTGCCGTCCGTGACGTCAATCTCAAGGTACGCCGTGGCACCATCCACGCTCTGATCGGCCCCAACGGGGCCGGCAAGACGACGTGCTTCAACCTGTTGACCAAATTTCTGAGGCCGTCCGCCGGCCAGATTCTTTATAAAGGCCACGACATCACCGCTATGGCGCCTGCCGACGTCGCGCGGCTGGGCTTGGTACGTTCATTCCAGATCTCCGCGGTTTTTCCGCATCTCACCGCGCTGGAAAACGTCCGCGTTGCGCTGCAGCGCCAGCACGGCGCCTCGTTCGATTTTTGGCGCTCCAAGAGCGTGCTGGATCAGTACAATGAGCGCGCCGGCGAACTGCTCGACGACGTGGGCTTAAGCGAGTTTTCCAACACGCCGGCGGTGGAAATGCCCTACGGCCGCAAGCGCGCGCTGGAGATCGCCACCACGCTGGCGCTCGATCCGGAAATGATGCTGCTGGACGAGCCGATGGCCGGCATGGGCCACGAGGACATCGACAAGATCGCCGCACTGATCAAGCGGATCTCGGCGAAATACACCATCCTGATGGTCGAACATAACCTCAGTGTGGTCTCCAATCTCTCCGACATCATTACCGTACTGACGCGCGGCAGGGTTCTTGCGGAAGGCAGCTATGCCGACCTCACCACGGACGAGCGCGTCAAGGAAGCCTATCTGGGAGCCGGGCATGGCTGA